The following are encoded together in the Vigna angularis cultivar LongXiaoDou No.4 chromosome 9, ASM1680809v1, whole genome shotgun sequence genome:
- the LOC108346443 gene encoding vegetative cell wall protein gp1-like, which translates to MQKLRSRDEDGLKLKRFRSNFFLFAHGFLCYSPNKSIFDHHHLPHEGCQHPPSLTSSAPPPPSPPSSLPSLTSSAPPPSMNPPSSGGSPLVTDLPSAPPCAQICSPALHVPRSALRPSMCPDLPSVTSLHHRCVLVAVAFSSPRPRRRCVLVAVSSLPPHPRRCVLAAAASTVGAASPRPPSSHIAHRKRRISRGEEEAEKRRGVLGK; encoded by the coding sequence ATGCAGAAACTCAGAAGCAGAGATGAAGATGGACTTAAGCTGAAGCGTTTTAGatcaaatttcttcctcttcgcACATGGGTTTCTCTGTTATTCCCCCAACAAAAGCATCTTCGACCACCACCATCTCCCCCACGAAGGTTGCCAGCATCCACCATCATTGACTTCCTCTGCTCCCCCTCCGCCGTCCCCACCCTCCTCGCTACCGTCACTGACTTCCTCTGCTCCCCCTCCTTCCATGAATCCTCCGTCCTCGGGTGGTTCTCCGCTCGTCACAGATCTGCCCTCCGCCCCTCCATGCGCGCAGATCTGCTCTCCGGCCCTCCATGTGCCCAGATCTGCCCTCCGCCCCTCCATGTGCCCAGATCTTCCCTCCGTCACCTCCCTCCATCACCGCTGCGTCCTCGTCGCTGTTGCGTTCTCGTCGCCGCGTCCTCGCCGCCGCTGCGTCCTCGTCGCTGTTTCCTCGCTGCCGCCGCATCCTCGTCGCTGTGTCCTCGCTGCCGCCGCATCCACCGTCGGTGCTGCCTCGCCGCGTCCACCGTCGTCGCACATCGCACATCGCAAGAGGAGAATATCGCGAGGCGAAGAAGAGGCGGAGAAGAGGAGAGGTGTTTTGGGGAAATGA